Proteins encoded in a region of the Phocoena phocoena chromosome X, mPhoPho1.1, whole genome shotgun sequence genome:
- the RAB33A gene encoding ras-related protein Rab-33A: MAQPILGHGNLQPASTAGLASLELDSSLDQYVQIRIFKIIVIGDSNVGKTCLTFRFCGGTFPDKTEATIGVDFREKTVEIEGEKIKVQVWDTAGQERFRKSMVEHYYRNVHAVVFVYDVTKMTSFTNLKMWIQECNGHAVPPLVPKVLVGNKCDLREQIQVPSNLALKFADAHNMLLFETSAKDPKESQNVESIFMCLACRLKAQKSLLYRDAERQQGKVQKLEFPQEANSKTSCPC, translated from the exons ATGGCGCAGCCCATCCTGGGCCATGGGAACTTGCAGCCCGCCTCGACCGCTGGCCTGGCGTCCCTGGAGCTGGACTCGTCGCTGGACCAGTACGTGCAGATTCGCATCTTCAAAATCATCGTGATTGGGGACTCCAACGTGGGCAAGACCTGCCTGACCTTCCGCTTCTGCGGGGGGACCTTCCCGGACAAGACTGAGGCCACCATCGGCGTGGACTTCAGGGAGAAGACCGTGGAAATCGAGGGCGAGAAGATCAAG GTTCAGGTGTGGGACACCGCCGGTCAGGAACGCTTCCGAAAAAGCATGGTCGAGCATTACTACCGCAATGTGCATGCCGTGGTCTTTGTCTATGACGTCACCAAGATGACATCCTTCACCAACCTCAAAATGTGGATCCAAGAATGCAATGGGCATGCCGTGCCTCCACTAGTCCCGAAAGTGCTTGTGGGCAACAAGTGTGACTTGAGGGAACAGATCCAGGTGCCCTCCAACTTAGCCCTGAAATTTGCCGATGCCCATAACATGCTCTTATTTGAGACATCGGCCAAGGACCCCAAAGAGAGCCAGAACGTGGAGTCAATTTTCATGTGCCTGGCTTGCCGATTGAAGGCTCAGAAATCCCTGCTCTATCGTGATGCTGAGAGGCAGCAGGGGAAGGTGCAGAAACTGGAGTTCCCACAGGAAGCTAACAGTAAAACTTCCTGTCCCTGTTGA